The following proteins are encoded in a genomic region of Burkholderia stabilis:
- a CDS encoding A24 family peptidase, whose product MLPVAPPYPVPLCVTLLAVAAASTDIATRRIPNRLVAAGLVGALIAQCLLHGVQAGIVGWLAGAATGFALLLPFYLLRGMAAGDVKLMLAIGAWVGAEMTFYIVLATFVAGGIGAIAFALLRGRMRQMWTNVRVLIARRSQGAHAGDADRPAEVVSVGTLPYGVAIAAGTLGMLFASCA is encoded by the coding sequence ATGTTACCCGTTGCGCCGCCTTACCCGGTTCCGTTGTGCGTGACGCTGCTCGCGGTCGCCGCGGCCAGCACGGACATCGCGACCCGACGCATCCCGAACCGCCTCGTCGCGGCAGGACTCGTCGGCGCATTGATCGCGCAGTGCCTGCTGCACGGCGTCCAGGCCGGCATCGTCGGCTGGCTCGCCGGCGCGGCAACCGGCTTCGCCCTGCTGCTGCCGTTCTACCTGCTGCGCGGCATGGCGGCCGGCGACGTGAAGCTGATGCTCGCGATCGGCGCATGGGTCGGCGCGGAAATGACGTTTTACATCGTGCTGGCGACCTTCGTGGCCGGCGGGATCGGCGCCATCGCGTTCGCGCTGCTGCGCGGGCGCATGCGCCAGATGTGGACGAACGTCCGCGTGCTGATCGCGCGGCGCTCGCAAGGGGCGCACGCCGGGGATGCCGACCGCCCCGCGGAAGTCGTGTCGGTCGGCACGCTGCCGTACGGGGTGGCGATTGCAGCGGGCACGCTGGGGATGCTGTTCGCGTCGTGCGCCTAG
- a CDS encoding Flp family type IVb pilin yields MQARMRVVCRWIGDEQGVTSIEYALLGAMFAVAVLGSVVTLKGSLADTYEVIATAVTAAVTTALAMVS; encoded by the coding sequence ATGCAAGCCAGGATGCGTGTCGTATGTCGCTGGATCGGCGACGAGCAGGGCGTGACGTCGATCGAATACGCGTTGCTCGGGGCGATGTTCGCCGTCGCGGTGCTGGGCAGCGTCGTCACGCTGAAAGGCTCGCTGGCGGATACGTACGAGGTGATCGCAACGGCCGTGACGGCTGCCGTGACCACCGCGCTGGCCATGGTTTCCTGA
- a CDS encoding Flp family type IVb pilin — protein sequence MSKFIQQASRFVRDEDGVTAIEYGLIAALIAVGIILALSTIGKDLKTVFSTIAADLDSAVAGI from the coding sequence ATGTCCAAGTTCATTCAACAAGCCAGCCGTTTCGTCCGCGATGAAGACGGCGTGACCGCCATCGAATACGGCCTGATCGCCGCACTGATCGCGGTAGGCATCATCCTCGCGCTGTCGACCATCGGGAAGGACCTCAAGACCGTGTTCAGCACGATCGCGGCCGACCTGGATTCGGCGGTGGCAGGCATTTGA
- a CDS encoding Flp family type IVb pilin yields MSRIIEKIAWFIEDQQGVTAIEYGLIAALIAIGIVVALTTIGTDLKTVFSTVAADLDSVVAGI; encoded by the coding sequence ATGTCAAGAATCATCGAAAAGATCGCGTGGTTCATCGAGGACCAGCAAGGCGTAACGGCCATCGAATATGGCCTGATCGCCGCGCTGATCGCGATCGGAATCGTCGTCGCGTTGACCACGATCGGCACGGATCTCAAGACCGTGTTCAGCACGGTCGCGGCCGATCTGGATTCCGTAGTAGCAGGCATCTGA
- a CDS encoding glycosyltransferase family 87 protein has translation MYTANRGTRDRARRRAQWLTADRIIPYSCIMLMLFSLLLIVWGFVTDGFASNATARPGVDFSVFWTASHLVLQGHAASAYDPSSFLQAEFAHFDAYLQHRPLPWLYPPTMLLFIAPVALVPFLPAYFLFFAGSLLCYAFAVSRLSGLRAHLPVPRAAALVVVAYSAVCLSALFGQNSILTAGIAALALHLLGKRPIAAGILIGLLAIKPQLAVVFPFVLIAVRAWRAFAAAAISATLFAAAGIALAGPGALHGLTLALSTVRDQHFMLPSYWLASPTPFAALRLAGVPVTAALVAQAAVALLAIAAAVDVWRRTGDMRLRGAALAVATLLTTPYLWNYELTWLGIAIFCLLAYGLDEGWLPGDQGILLLAWLLPIFEMLNRLLKLPQIGPVVLLAVLFVVVRRTVRASRSAP, from the coding sequence ATGTACACAGCCAATCGTGGAACGCGCGACCGCGCAAGACGCCGGGCTCAATGGCTGACAGCAGACCGGATCATTCCGTACAGCTGCATCATGCTGATGCTCTTCTCGTTGTTGCTGATCGTCTGGGGCTTCGTGACGGACGGCTTCGCCTCGAATGCCACCGCGCGCCCCGGCGTCGACTTCTCGGTTTTCTGGACCGCATCGCACCTCGTATTGCAAGGCCATGCCGCATCGGCCTACGACCCGTCATCTTTCCTGCAGGCCGAGTTCGCGCACTTCGATGCGTATCTGCAGCACCGGCCGCTTCCCTGGCTCTATCCGCCGACGATGTTGCTGTTCATCGCGCCGGTTGCCCTCGTGCCTTTCCTGCCCGCTTATTTCCTCTTTTTCGCGGGCAGTCTTTTATGCTACGCGTTCGCTGTCTCGCGGTTGTCGGGATTGCGCGCGCATCTTCCCGTCCCGCGCGCCGCGGCGCTCGTCGTGGTCGCGTATTCGGCGGTGTGCCTGTCCGCGCTGTTCGGACAAAACAGCATCCTGACCGCCGGCATCGCGGCGCTCGCGCTGCATCTGCTCGGCAAGCGCCCGATCGCCGCCGGCATATTGATCGGACTGCTGGCGATCAAGCCGCAACTGGCCGTGGTGTTCCCGTTCGTCCTGATCGCGGTGCGCGCATGGCGCGCATTCGCGGCGGCGGCGATCAGCGCGACGCTGTTCGCGGCGGCCGGGATCGCGCTGGCCGGCCCCGGCGCGCTGCACGGGTTGACCCTGGCACTGTCGACGGTACGCGACCAGCATTTCATGCTCCCGTCGTACTGGCTCGCGTCGCCGACGCCGTTCGCCGCATTGCGGCTCGCGGGCGTGCCGGTCACGGCCGCGCTGGTCGCGCAAGCGGCGGTCGCGCTGCTCGCGATCGCCGCGGCCGTCGACGTGTGGCGCCGTACCGGCGACATGCGCCTGCGCGGTGCCGCGCTGGCGGTCGCCACGTTGCTGACCACGCCCTATCTGTGGAACTACGAACTGACGTGGCTCGGCATCGCGATCTTCTGCCTGCTCGCGTACGGCCTGGACGAAGGCTGGCTGCCCGGCGACCAGGGCATCCTGCTGCTCGCGTGGCTGCTGCCGATCTTCGAGATGCTGAACCGGCTGCTGAAGCTGCCGCAGATCGGGCCCGTCGTGCTGCTCGCCGTGCTGTTCGTCGTCGTGCGCCGCACGGTGCGCGCCTCCCGGAGCGCACCATGA
- a CDS encoding glycosyltransferase family 87 protein — protein MKAPLSARHAPPAVDMHPELPIAGPRRYPHWLNRDRVRLYAAAALLAELLFIGIYVTRVFLSHNGALEPLSQDFSPIWSAAWLAAHGRAADAWHFPALFAIQKLAIPTMTLAGGTLPWLYPPTMLLLVLPLGWLPYTLALVLWLGVTYALFAATIRATVQRDAAWLCALAFPGAFLTVIVGQTSLFTATLAGLGLLLLNRRPACAGVCFALLTMKPQLAVLFPLALLCAGQWRALAAWAVTIAGSAALATLAFGVGPWVTFAHVIGNVYAVVGSGQAKLARMPTVFALATMAGWPVIVARGLQLLSAAAGAIAVVYAWRGTCSYALRAATLACACLLVSPYLYDYDLTWYGIVIAWYARYAWTHGWRRFDREWLMLLWPMPLAGLAVVPHLSFQFMPLVTLASLALLVSRIARERHDVPSLPDARDHSTETGFTHPVRPHHRSAYGLRRTGHPTLGIGR, from the coding sequence ATGAAAGCGCCCCTGTCCGCGCGCCACGCGCCGCCGGCCGTCGACATGCACCCCGAACTCCCGATCGCGGGCCCGCGCCGCTATCCGCACTGGCTCAACCGCGATCGCGTGCGGCTCTATGCGGCGGCCGCGCTGCTGGCCGAGCTGCTGTTCATCGGCATCTACGTGACCCGCGTGTTCCTGTCGCACAACGGTGCGCTGGAACCGCTGTCGCAGGATTTCTCGCCGATCTGGAGCGCCGCGTGGCTCGCCGCGCACGGGCGCGCCGCCGATGCGTGGCATTTCCCCGCGCTGTTCGCGATCCAGAAGCTCGCGATCCCGACGATGACGCTTGCGGGCGGCACGCTGCCGTGGCTCTACCCGCCCACGATGCTCCTGCTCGTGCTGCCGCTCGGCTGGCTGCCGTACACGCTTGCGCTCGTGCTGTGGCTCGGCGTGACGTATGCGCTGTTCGCCGCGACGATCCGCGCGACCGTCCAGCGCGATGCCGCATGGCTGTGCGCACTCGCGTTTCCCGGCGCATTCCTCACCGTGATCGTCGGGCAGACCAGCCTCTTTACCGCGACACTCGCGGGCCTCGGCCTGCTCTTGCTGAACCGCCGCCCCGCGTGCGCCGGCGTCTGCTTCGCGTTGTTGACGATGAAGCCGCAGCTCGCGGTGCTGTTCCCGCTCGCGCTGCTGTGCGCGGGCCAATGGCGCGCGCTGGCCGCGTGGGCCGTGACGATCGCCGGCAGCGCCGCGCTCGCGACGCTCGCGTTCGGCGTCGGCCCGTGGGTCACGTTCGCGCACGTGATCGGCAACGTCTACGCGGTCGTCGGCAGCGGCCAGGCCAAGCTCGCGCGCATGCCGACCGTGTTCGCGCTCGCGACGATGGCCGGCTGGCCCGTGATCGTCGCGCGCGGCCTTCAACTGCTGTCGGCTGCAGCCGGCGCCATCGCCGTCGTCTACGCATGGCGCGGCACGTGTTCCTACGCGCTGCGCGCCGCGACGCTCGCCTGCGCCTGCCTGCTCGTCAGCCCTTACCTGTACGACTACGACCTGACGTGGTACGGCATCGTGATCGCCTGGTACGCACGCTATGCATGGACGCACGGCTGGCGGCGCTTCGATCGCGAGTGGCTGATGCTGCTGTGGCCGATGCCGCTCGCGGGCCTCGCGGTCGTGCCGCACCTGTCGTTCCAGTTCATGCCGCTCGTCACGCTCGCGTCGCTCGCGCTGCTCGTCAGCCGGATCGCGCGGGAAAGGCACGACGTGCCGTCGTTGCCGGACGCGCGCGATCATTCGACCGAGACCGGCTTCACACATCCGGTCCGGCCGCATCACCGCTCGGCGTACGGATTGCGCCGCACCGGCCACCCGACGCTCGGTATCGGCCGGTGA
- a CDS encoding glycosyltransferase family 2 protein gives MREPHYTPLVSLVVPFYNEGEAVERFFDVVIPLLTAIDAIRFEIVCVNDGSRDDTLERLIRIGTAERRVRVIDLTRNFGKEAALTAGLDEALGDAVIPLDADLQDPPSLIPVMIEHWRDGAEVVAAKRSSRACDSFAKRTAAAIYYRVHNLLSDVKLPENVGDFRLMDRKVVNALRSLPERHRFMKGLFAWVGYRTVIVEYQRDPRSAGHSKFSGWKLWNFALEGITSFSTVPLRSWTYIGVGIAALAFVYGAFIVLRTLLFGNPVFGYASLISVTLFIGGIELVGIGVVGEYIGRIYDESKQRPVYLIRRRYQAHGKVIELPVARDARRQLARRRAQPARVRIGTR, from the coding sequence ATGCGGGAACCACACTACACACCGCTCGTCTCGCTGGTCGTACCGTTCTATAACGAAGGCGAGGCCGTCGAGCGCTTCTTCGACGTCGTGATTCCGTTGCTGACGGCCATCGACGCGATCCGCTTCGAGATCGTCTGCGTCAACGACGGCAGCCGCGACGACACGCTCGAACGCCTGATCCGGATCGGTACGGCCGAGCGGCGCGTACGCGTGATCGATCTCACCCGCAACTTCGGCAAGGAGGCCGCGCTGACGGCCGGCCTCGACGAAGCGCTCGGCGATGCGGTGATCCCGCTCGACGCCGACCTGCAAGACCCGCCGAGCCTGATCCCGGTGATGATCGAGCACTGGCGCGACGGTGCGGAAGTCGTCGCGGCGAAGCGCAGCAGCCGCGCGTGCGATTCGTTCGCGAAGCGCACCGCGGCCGCGATCTACTATCGCGTGCACAACCTGCTGTCGGACGTGAAGCTGCCGGAGAACGTCGGCGATTTCAGGCTGATGGACCGCAAGGTCGTGAACGCGCTGCGCAGCCTGCCCGAGCGGCACCGCTTCATGAAAGGGCTGTTCGCGTGGGTCGGCTACCGGACCGTGATCGTCGAATACCAGCGCGACCCGCGCAGCGCCGGACACTCGAAGTTCTCCGGATGGAAGCTGTGGAATTTCGCGCTGGAAGGGATCACCAGCTTCAGCACCGTGCCGCTGCGCAGCTGGACCTACATCGGCGTCGGCATCGCCGCGCTCGCGTTCGTGTACGGCGCGTTCATCGTCCTGCGCACGCTGCTGTTCGGCAACCCGGTGTTCGGCTATGCGTCGCTGATTTCGGTCACGCTGTTCATCGGCGGCATCGAGCTTGTCGGGATCGGTGTCGTCGGCGAATACATCGGGCGGATCTACGACGAATCGAAGCAGCGCCCCGTGTACCTGATCCGCCGCCGCTACCAGGCGCACGGCAAGGTAATCGAGCTCCCGGTCGCGCGCGACGCGCGCCGCCAGCTCGCGCGCCGGCGCGCGCAGCCGGCCCGTGTGCGGATCGGCACGCGCTGA
- a CDS encoding GtrA family protein — translation MIDLLCTERTRLVRFGLSGLCSTAIHTLVAAAMFALFDATPVTANAVAFICATVFSYLANTLWSFSSTVRARNLLRFLAVTLAGFIETLLLARAAELLEVSRGMSVVAIALLIPPTTFVLHRLWTYR, via the coding sequence ATGATCGACCTGCTCTGTACGGAGCGCACGAGGCTCGTGCGCTTCGGTTTGTCCGGGCTTTGCTCGACCGCGATCCACACGCTGGTCGCAGCGGCGATGTTCGCGCTGTTCGACGCGACGCCCGTGACGGCAAATGCCGTCGCATTCATCTGCGCCACGGTGTTCTCGTATCTCGCGAATACGCTGTGGAGCTTTTCGTCGACGGTACGGGCACGCAACCTGTTGCGCTTTCTCGCAGTCACGCTGGCCGGCTTCATCGAGACGCTGTTGCTCGCGCGTGCCGCCGAGCTGCTCGAGGTTTCGCGCGGGATGAGCGTCGTCGCGATCGCGCTGCTCATCCCGCCGACCACCTTCGTGCTGCACCGGCTCTGGACGTACCGGTAA
- a CDS encoding inclusion body family protein, with translation MSRVTDVLVSFDTETILKKYPNPSKNPAAPTLIDWRYVYMVTNQDNVISGQAGGELDLKAQVGDLIRWRETSLSLGFENQVVFYKFIGNVGNDLISTPTPRVAEASIPVPNTSKPEVPTCQKVANYYWSSECLKVGRVTYHFQFQIIDRNCQSQGCFSWDPFISIHN, from the coding sequence ATGTCACGCGTTACCGATGTGCTCGTCTCTTTCGACACCGAAACCATCCTCAAAAAATATCCGAATCCCAGCAAAAATCCCGCCGCGCCGACGTTGATCGACTGGCGTTATGTCTATATGGTGACCAACCAGGACAACGTGATCTCCGGGCAGGCGGGCGGCGAGCTCGACCTGAAAGCGCAGGTCGGCGACCTGATCCGCTGGCGTGAAACGAGCCTGTCGCTGGGTTTCGAGAACCAGGTGGTGTTCTACAAGTTCATCGGCAACGTCGGCAACGACCTGATCTCGACGCCGACGCCGCGCGTCGCCGAAGCGTCGATTCCGGTGCCGAACACCAGCAAGCCCGAGGTGCCGACGTGCCAGAAAGTCGCGAACTACTACTGGTCGTCGGAATGCCTGAAAGTCGGCCGCGTGACTTACCACTTCCAGTTCCAGATCATCGACCGCAACTGCCAGAGCCAGGGTTGCTTCTCGTGGGATCCGTTCATCTCGATCCATAACTGA
- a CDS encoding AidA/PixA family protein translates to MSGLRCDVLAIVDAVTLLSAYPDASRDADAPTMIDGRHIYVLSPGDTGQLGPGDNRLFAGLSPGDTLHLRETALALRAEVSVLFIRFALKDAGIVAPIEAEVRDATAPVPDGDDLLHPSCRPMKDHFWRSEVLAAGATTCTADFAVLDRDGAVSGYFRWEASIEIAGGRPDAKQPDFKPSSDRNGNFHLPPNTGFKAIFYANAADTQNLKLFIDDAPEPAASFTGNGNDGVRMFTLNSRGGKIRIDASANGRQSATDARLAPLSAGDTVWLGWLGAEDGADRDYNDGIVILQWPIT, encoded by the coding sequence ATGTCTGGTCTTCGTTGCGATGTGCTCGCGATCGTCGACGCTGTCACGCTGCTGTCGGCCTACCCCGATGCGAGCCGGGACGCCGATGCGCCGACCATGATCGACGGCCGGCACATCTACGTGCTGAGCCCCGGCGACACCGGCCAGCTCGGCCCCGGCGACAACCGGCTCTTTGCCGGCCTGTCGCCGGGCGACACGCTGCATTTGCGCGAAACCGCGCTGGCGCTGCGCGCCGAGGTCAGCGTGCTGTTCATCCGGTTCGCCCTGAAGGATGCCGGCATCGTCGCGCCGATCGAGGCGGAAGTGCGCGACGCCACGGCGCCGGTGCCCGATGGGGACGACCTGCTTCACCCGTCGTGCCGGCCGATGAAGGACCACTTCTGGCGCAGCGAGGTGCTGGCCGCGGGCGCCACCACGTGCACGGCCGATTTCGCCGTGCTCGACCGCGACGGGGCCGTGTCCGGCTATTTCCGCTGGGAGGCGTCGATCGAGATCGCCGGCGGCCGACCGGACGCGAAACAACCCGATTTCAAGCCGTCGTCCGACCGGAACGGCAACTTCCACTTGCCGCCGAATACCGGCTTCAAGGCGATCTTCTACGCGAACGCCGCCGACACGCAAAATCTGAAACTGTTCATCGACGATGCGCCGGAGCCGGCCGCCTCGTTCACCGGCAACGGCAACGACGGTGTGCGGATGTTCACGCTGAATTCGCGGGGCGGCAAGATCCGGATCGACGCATCGGCCAACGGCAGGCAATCCGCGACCGATGCGCGCCTCGCGCCGCTGTCCGCGGGCGACACGGTGTGGCTCGGCTGGCTCGGCGCCGAGGACGGCGCCGATCGCGACTACAACGACGGGATCGTCATCCTCCAGTGGCCGATTACCTGA
- a CDS encoding ABC transporter substrate-binding protein, translating to MRRTVFPVARVVRVLAAALIGGSVVAQAATFDLSPEQPGRQRGAVNPAVEQTLPGSFRFAEANTLTIGIAPNLPPLSTYATDARTVVGFDPDLAQLIADSIGRKLKIVPLSWADWPLALQSGKVDAVISNVTVTEQRKEKFDFSTYRRDQLGFYVKNGSRITAIREPKDVAGLRVVTDSGTNQEKILLEWNRQNVARGLAPVEIQYYADAAERWVALQSGRVDTIFSVNSMLAYQASLRGDAKLIGTVSGGWPRTADIAITTRKGSGLADPLTVAINALIANGSYRKVLGRWSLDAEAIDRSQTNPPGLPRT from the coding sequence ATGAGAAGAACAGTATTTCCCGTTGCGCGCGTCGTCCGCGTGCTGGCTGCCGCGCTGATCGGCGGCAGCGTCGTCGCGCAGGCCGCGACGTTCGACCTGAGCCCCGAGCAGCCGGGCCGGCAGCGCGGCGCCGTGAACCCGGCGGTCGAGCAGACGTTGCCGGGCAGCTTCAGGTTTGCCGAAGCGAACACGCTGACGATCGGTATCGCGCCGAACCTGCCGCCGCTCAGCACGTATGCCACCGATGCGCGCACGGTGGTCGGCTTCGATCCCGATCTCGCGCAGCTCATCGCGGACAGCATCGGGCGCAAGCTGAAGATCGTGCCGCTCTCGTGGGCCGACTGGCCGCTCGCGCTGCAATCCGGCAAGGTCGACGCGGTGATCTCGAACGTGACGGTCACGGAACAGCGCAAGGAGAAGTTCGACTTCTCGACCTACCGGAGGGATCAGCTCGGCTTCTACGTGAAGAACGGCAGCCGGATCACCGCGATCCGCGAGCCGAAGGACGTCGCCGGGCTGCGCGTCGTGACCGACTCGGGCACGAACCAGGAAAAGATCCTGCTCGAATGGAACCGGCAGAACGTCGCGCGCGGCCTCGCGCCGGTCGAGATCCAGTATTACGCCGACGCGGCGGAGCGCTGGGTCGCGCTGCAGTCGGGCCGCGTCGACACGATCTTCAGCGTGAACTCGATGCTCGCTTACCAGGCGTCGCTGCGCGGCGACGCGAAGCTCATCGGCACCGTGAGCGGCGGCTGGCCGCGCACCGCCGACATCGCGATCACGACGCGTAAGGGCAGCGGCCTCGCCGATCCGCTGACGGTCGCGATCAATGCGCTGATCGCGAACGGCAGCTACCGGAAGGTGCTCGGCCGCTGGAGCCTCGACGCCGAAGCGATCGACCGGTCGCAGACCAACCCGCCGGGGTTGCCGCGCACCTGA